Proteins encoded by one window of Streptomyces uncialis:
- a CDS encoding sugar phosphate isomerase/epimerase family protein codes for MAEPVVRVPDAKVALSTASVYPESTATAFEIAARLGYDGVEVMVWTDPVSQDVEALRRLSDHYGMPVLAIHAPCLLITQRVWSTDPWTKLQRARAAAEKLGASTVVVHPPFRWQRQYAREFVQGVWRMADETDVRFAVENMYPWRYRDREMLAYAPDWDVTKEDYRHFTVDLSHTATSRVDTLAMVDRMGDRLSHVHLADGNGSAKDEHLVPGRGGQPCAELLERLATSGFGGHVVIEVNTRRAMSNAEREADLAEALAFTRLHLASAARAPGAGTISGASAAGTPPGASAARTASGDADRPDRPRQPRRPDPVRRAHHPDPSREAPRQ; via the coding sequence GTGGCAGAACCAGTGGTGCGCGTCCCGGATGCGAAGGTCGCCCTGTCGACGGCCTCGGTCTATCCGGAGTCGACGGCGACGGCCTTCGAGATCGCCGCGCGCCTCGGGTACGACGGCGTCGAGGTCATGGTGTGGACCGACCCGGTGAGCCAGGACGTCGAGGCCCTGCGGCGGCTCTCGGACCACTACGGGATGCCGGTCCTCGCGATCCACGCGCCCTGTCTGCTGATCACCCAGCGCGTGTGGTCCACCGACCCGTGGACGAAGCTCCAGCGCGCCCGCGCCGCCGCCGAGAAGCTGGGCGCCTCGACGGTCGTGGTGCACCCCCCGTTCCGCTGGCAGCGCCAGTACGCGCGTGAGTTCGTCCAGGGCGTCTGGCGGATGGCGGACGAGACGGACGTACGGTTCGCCGTCGAGAACATGTACCCATGGCGCTACCGCGACCGCGAGATGCTTGCCTACGCGCCCGACTGGGACGTCACCAAGGAGGACTACCGGCATTTCACGGTCGACCTCAGCCACACGGCGACCTCGCGGGTCGACACCCTGGCCATGGTCGACCGGATGGGGGACCGGCTGAGCCATGTCCACCTCGCCGACGGCAACGGTTCCGCCAAGGACGAGCACCTGGTGCCCGGACGCGGCGGCCAGCCCTGCGCCGAACTGCTGGAACGCCTCGCGACCAGCGGTTTCGGCGGCCATGTCGTGATCGAGGTGAACACCCGCCGGGCGATGTCCAACGCCGAGCGCGAGGCCGACCTCGCCGAGGCGCTGGCCTTCACCCGGCTGCACCTCGCCTCCGCCGCCCGCGCCCCCGGTGCCGGGACGATCTCCGGTGCCTCCGCCGCCGGGACGCCCCCTGGTGCTTCTGCCGCCCGGACGGCCTCCGGCGACGCCGACCGCCCGGACCGTCCGCGCCAGCCGCGCCGCCCGGACCCCGTCCGCCGCGCGCACCACCCGGACCCCTCGCGTGAGGCGCCCCGCCAGTGA
- a CDS encoding TetR/AcrR family transcriptional regulator — protein MTADPPRRRGRPSHDGTAPGPGTRERILRTAREEFSARGYDKTSVRAIAKAAGVDPALVHHYFGTKEEVFAAAIEVSMEPALLVASVLGRDGGGIGDVSDIGERLARQFLGIWENPATRGPLLAVIRSALTHEAAAKVLRSFVLRQILERIARELDVPDPKFRAELAASHMIGISILRYVIQVEPLASADPEDIVAMVAPTLQRYLVEP, from the coding sequence GTGACCGCCGACCCGCCCCGCCGCCGGGGCCGTCCCTCCCACGACGGGACCGCGCCCGGCCCGGGCACCCGTGAGCGCATCCTGCGCACCGCACGTGAGGAGTTCTCGGCGCGCGGTTACGACAAGACCTCCGTACGCGCGATCGCCAAGGCCGCCGGGGTTGACCCGGCACTCGTGCACCACTACTTCGGGACCAAGGAAGAGGTCTTCGCCGCCGCCATCGAGGTCTCGATGGAACCGGCGCTGCTGGTCGCGTCGGTCCTCGGCCGGGACGGCGGCGGCATCGGTGACGTCAGTGACATCGGTGAGCGGCTGGCCCGGCAGTTCCTCGGTATCTGGGAGAACCCGGCGACCCGCGGCCCGCTGCTCGCGGTGATCCGTTCCGCGCTGACCCACGAGGCCGCGGCGAAGGTGCTCCGGAGCTTCGTGCTGCGGCAGATCCTGGAGCGGATCGCCCGTGAGCTGGACGTACCCGACCCGAAGTTCCGCGCCGAACTCGCCGCCTCGCACATGATCGGCATCTCGATCCTGCGATACGTGATCCAGGTCGAGCCGCTGGCGAGCGCGGACCCCGAGGACATCGTGGCCATGGTCGCCCCCACCCTCCAGCGCTACCTCGTGGAACCCTGA
- the ilvD gene encoding dihydroxy-acid dehydratase: MPELRSRTVTHGRNMAGARALMRASGVASEDIGKPIIAVANSFTEFVPGHTHLQPVGRIVSEAIKAAGAVPREFNTIAVDDGIAMGHGGMLYSLPSRDLIADSVEYMVEAHCADALICISNCDKITPGMLMAALRLNIPTVFVSGGPMEAGQATLVDGTVRKLDLINAISDAVNENVSDEDILRIEENACPTCGSCSGMFTANSMNCLTEAMGLSLPGNGSVLATHTARRALYENAGRTVVDITKRYYEQDDANVLPRNIATRAAFDNAMALDIAMGGSTNTILHLLAAAQEAELDYDLGDIDAVSRRVPCLAKVAPNVAPTTTYYMEDVHRAGGIPAILGELYRGGLLDEDVHTVHSRSVKQWLDDWDIRGGSASPEAVELWHAAPGCKRSAEAFSQSERWDTLDTDAAHGCIRDVEHAYSKDGGLAVLKGNIAVDGCVVKTAGVDESIWTFEGPAVVCESQDEAVDKILRKEITPGDVVVIRYEGPRGGPGMQEMLYPTSFLKGRGLGKSCALITDGRFSGGTSGLSIGHASPEAASGGTIALVEDGDRIRIDIPNRTIDLLVDEDTLAVRREALAGVYEPKQRDRKVSAALRAYAAMATSADKGAVRDVSLLG, translated from the coding sequence ATGCCCGAGCTGAGGTCCCGCACTGTCACCCACGGCCGCAACATGGCAGGCGCACGCGCCCTGATGCGGGCCTCCGGGGTAGCGAGCGAGGACATCGGCAAGCCGATCATCGCCGTCGCGAACTCCTTCACCGAGTTCGTCCCCGGACACACCCACCTCCAGCCCGTCGGGCGGATCGTGAGCGAGGCGATCAAGGCCGCCGGAGCCGTTCCCCGCGAGTTCAACACCATCGCCGTGGACGACGGCATCGCCATGGGCCACGGCGGGATGCTCTACTCCCTGCCGTCCCGCGACCTGATCGCGGACAGCGTCGAGTACATGGTCGAGGCGCACTGCGCGGACGCCCTGATCTGCATCTCCAACTGCGACAAGATCACCCCCGGGATGCTGATGGCCGCGCTGCGCCTCAACATCCCCACGGTCTTCGTGTCCGGCGGTCCGATGGAGGCCGGACAGGCCACCCTCGTCGACGGCACGGTCCGCAAGCTCGACCTGATCAACGCGATCAGTGACGCGGTCAACGAGAACGTCTCCGACGAGGACATCCTCCGTATCGAGGAGAACGCCTGCCCGACCTGCGGATCGTGTTCGGGCATGTTCACCGCCAACTCGATGAACTGCCTCACCGAGGCGATGGGCCTGTCCCTGCCCGGCAACGGCTCCGTGCTCGCCACCCACACGGCCCGGCGCGCGCTGTACGAGAACGCCGGACGCACCGTGGTCGACATCACCAAGCGGTACTACGAGCAGGACGACGCGAACGTCCTGCCGCGCAACATCGCCACCCGGGCCGCGTTCGACAACGCCATGGCGCTCGACATCGCGATGGGCGGCTCCACCAACACGATCCTGCATCTGCTCGCCGCCGCGCAGGAGGCCGAGCTGGACTACGACCTCGGCGACATCGACGCCGTCTCCCGCCGCGTCCCCTGTCTCGCCAAGGTCGCCCCGAACGTCGCGCCCACCACCACGTACTACATGGAGGACGTGCACCGGGCGGGCGGCATCCCCGCGATCCTCGGCGAGCTGTACCGGGGCGGACTGCTCGACGAGGACGTGCACACCGTCCACTCGCGGTCCGTCAAGCAGTGGCTCGACGACTGGGACATCCGTGGCGGCTCCGCCTCCCCCGAGGCCGTCGAGCTGTGGCACGCGGCCCCCGGCTGCAAGCGCTCCGCCGAGGCGTTCTCCCAGTCGGAGCGCTGGGACACCCTCGACACGGACGCCGCCCACGGCTGCATCCGCGATGTCGAGCACGCCTACTCCAAGGACGGCGGACTCGCCGTGCTGAAGGGCAACATCGCCGTCGACGGCTGTGTCGTGAAGACCGCCGGTGTCGACGAGTCCATCTGGACGTTCGAGGGCCCGGCCGTCGTCTGCGAGTCGCAGGACGAGGCGGTCGACAAGATCCTCCGCAAGGAGATCACCCCGGGCGACGTCGTCGTCATCCGCTACGAGGGCCCCCGGGGCGGCCCCGGGATGCAGGAGATGCTCTACCCCACGTCCTTCCTCAAGGGCCGGGGTCTCGGCAAGTCCTGCGCGCTGATCACCGACGGCCGGTTCTCCGGCGGCACCTCCGGGCTCTCCATCGGCCACGCCTCGCCCGAGGCCGCGTCCGGCGGCACCATCGCCCTGGTGGAGGACGGCGACCGCATCCGTATCGACATCCCGAACCGCACCATCGACCTCCTGGTCGACGAGGACACCCTGGCCGTCCGCCGCGAGGCACTCGCGGGTGTGTACGAGCCGAAGCAGCGTGACCGCAAGGTCTCGGCCGCGCTGCGCGCCTACGCGGCGATGGCCACCAGCGCCGACAAGGGCGCGGTGCGTGATGTGAGCCTGCTGGGCTGA
- a CDS encoding SH3 domain-containing protein, translating to MSENITTTEATATATATATATDTDVLRPVTVDAGDPIAAAALGIEVMDAQAAATTYLVVATVNVRSGPGLSHPVVLQISGGSRVSIICQKPGTTVNGPLGTSNLWDKIGNQRFVSDSYIQTGTDGYVRPQCA from the coding sequence ATGAGCGAGAACATCACGACGACCGAGGCCACCGCCACGGCCACCGCCACCGCCACCGCCACGGACACCGATGTGCTGCGGCCCGTCACCGTCGACGCCGGTGACCCGATCGCGGCCGCCGCGCTCGGCATCGAGGTCATGGACGCGCAGGCCGCCGCCACCACGTACCTGGTCGTCGCCACGGTCAACGTCCGCAGCGGCCCCGGCCTCTCACACCCCGTCGTTCTCCAGATCAGCGGCGGTTCACGGGTCTCGATCATCTGCCAGAAGCCCGGCACCACCGTCAACGGCCCGCTGGGCACGTCGAACCTGTGGGACAAGATCGGCAACCAGCGCTTCGTGTCCGACTCCTACATCCAGACGGGCACCGACGGGTACGTACGTCCGCAGTGCGCCTGA
- a CDS encoding protein kinase domain-containing protein, protein MQLRGGDPEQIGGYPLEARLGSGGMGTVFLARTESGRPVAIKLIHKQFADDEEFRIRFRQEVSAARRVSGVFTAAVVDADPEGAHPWMATAYIPGPTLAQRISDGGSLHGAELRRLAIGLAEALREIHRAGVIHRDLKPSNVVLSPDGPRVIDFGISRAATGHQTLTMTGRVIGTPPFMSPEQLQSPRTVGPESDVFSLATLLVYASTGQGPFDADSPYMTAYQVVHEDPVLGAMPAVLRDVVEPCLAKERKGRPSAHELLVALRALPEDLGPASAPMSELATLPGTGHPTTDTTPDSTPDGPSDGPHDSPHGGGYADAGGTGFGDGAGFGDGGALWELSSEDFGSGSGSGSGSGSGSADGGAPGSGSGGSGAVSDDDDGDDGDGDRDAPVPAPGTRSDGDRSDADPATGAGTASHGSRSPTTRTRSRTRTRRALLVAAVAASAVALITTGVALLGPDGETGTGGTAGTTRQTQDSRVVAGGGAALPAGFAPWRKNVRGERSFADELRCVARAETLFCGGGGVLASRVRAADGEVEWRRTYPGVPVQGLHLVGVSGGSGPDLAGGTVIGYHIPAEGTERVEVVALDAVSGKERWRTRVGTKATYLLREPRFAVLSGSTVLTVDAGSTRIEARSARNGRLLWETPFPAGSWCAPFLANRAAYAMCAPAAQAATGRTGDAEFRVLDIKKGTLGAPAAADGRLRPVGARDGRLLLLRETTDPAGDGFAEVVRLDVASGRRDSADLDAGYPGTAPGLAGGTLYFTSPTGAVSAVDPVSGKEKWTERTESEWASVPLAVDGVLYLGSPTGRVTALDARNGHHLWTTPAHASSPGGFMGSGSRLTLVGRVLVAAAGDNALSAFDVAEPPRGE, encoded by the coding sequence GTGCAGCTTCGGGGCGGGGACCCTGAACAGATCGGTGGCTACCCCCTGGAGGCGCGCCTCGGTTCCGGCGGCATGGGAACCGTGTTCCTGGCGCGTACCGAATCCGGCCGTCCCGTCGCGATCAAGCTGATCCACAAGCAGTTCGCGGACGACGAGGAATTCCGTATCCGGTTCCGGCAGGAGGTGTCCGCCGCGCGCCGGGTGAGCGGGGTGTTCACCGCCGCCGTCGTCGACGCCGACCCCGAGGGCGCGCACCCCTGGATGGCCACCGCGTACATCCCCGGGCCGACCCTCGCCCAGCGCATCAGCGACGGCGGTTCGCTGCACGGCGCCGAACTGCGCAGACTCGCCATCGGGCTGGCGGAGGCGCTGCGTGAGATCCATCGCGCGGGCGTCATCCACCGTGATCTGAAGCCGTCGAACGTCGTCCTGTCCCCCGACGGCCCCCGGGTCATCGACTTCGGCATCTCCCGGGCGGCCACGGGCCATCAGACGCTCACGATGACGGGCCGGGTCATCGGTACGCCGCCGTTCATGTCGCCCGAGCAGTTGCAGTCGCCGCGTACGGTCGGGCCGGAGTCCGACGTGTTCTCGCTGGCGACCCTGCTCGTGTACGCGTCGACCGGGCAGGGGCCGTTCGACGCGGACAGCCCGTACATGACGGCGTACCAGGTCGTGCACGAGGACCCCGTACTCGGCGCGATGCCCGCAGTGCTGCGGGATGTCGTCGAGCCGTGCCTCGCGAAGGAGCGCAAGGGGCGGCCGTCCGCGCACGAACTGCTGGTCGCGCTGCGCGCGCTGCCCGAGGACCTGGGCCCCGCGTCCGCGCCGATGTCCGAACTCGCGACCCTGCCGGGCACCGGACACCCGACCACGGACACCACCCCCGACAGCACGCCTGACGGCCCGTCCGACGGCCCGCACGACAGCCCGCACGGGGGCGGGTACGCGGACGCGGGCGGTACCGGGTTCGGGGACGGGGCTGGGTTCGGGGACGGGGGCGCCCTCTGGGAGTTGTCATCCGAGGACTTCGGTTCCGGTTCCGGTTCCGGTTCCGGTTCCGGTTCCGGTTCCGCCGACGGTGGCGCTCCCGGGTCCGGGTCCGGTGGGTCCGGTGCTGTTTCCGATGACGACGACGGCGACGACGGCGACGGCGACCGTGACGCCCCCGTCCCCGCCCCCGGCACCCGTTCCGACGGCGACCGTTCGGACGCCGACCCGGCGACCGGCGCCGGCACCGCCTCCCACGGCTCCCGCTCCCCCACCACCCGCACCCGCTCCCGTACCCGTACCCGCCGGGCCCTCCTCGTCGCCGCGGTCGCCGCGTCGGCCGTCGCGCTGATCACCACCGGGGTCGCCCTGCTGGGGCCCGACGGGGAAACCGGGACGGGCGGGACCGCGGGCACCACCCGGCAGACCCAGGACAGCCGGGTGGTCGCCGGGGGCGGGGCGGCGCTCCCCGCCGGGTTCGCCCCCTGGCGGAAGAACGTCCGCGGGGAACGTTCCTTCGCCGACGAACTGCGCTGTGTCGCCCGTGCCGAGACCCTGTTCTGCGGGGGCGGCGGGGTCCTCGCGAGCCGGGTGCGGGCCGCCGACGGCGAGGTGGAGTGGCGCCGTACGTACCCCGGGGTCCCCGTACAGGGGCTGCATCTCGTCGGGGTGAGCGGTGGTTCGGGGCCGGACCTCGCGGGCGGCACCGTCATCGGTTACCACATCCCGGCGGAGGGCACCGAGCGCGTCGAGGTCGTCGCGCTGGACGCCGTCAGCGGGAAGGAACGGTGGCGGACCCGGGTCGGCACCAAGGCGACGTATCTGCTGCGGGAACCGCGGTTCGCGGTGCTGTCGGGGTCGACCGTACTGACCGTGGACGCCGGTTCCACCCGGATCGAGGCCCGATCCGCGCGCAACGGCCGGCTGCTCTGGGAGACCCCCTTCCCCGCGGGCTCCTGGTGCGCCCCGTTCCTCGCGAACCGGGCCGCGTACGCGATGTGCGCACCGGCCGCGCAGGCCGCCACCGGCCGGACCGGCGACGCGGAGTTCCGGGTCCTCGACATCAAGAAGGGCACGCTCGGTGCCCCGGCCGCCGCCGACGGGCGGCTGCGGCCGGTGGGCGCGCGGGACGGGCGGCTGCTGCTCCTGCGGGAGACGACCGACCCGGCGGGTGACGGCTTCGCGGAGGTGGTGCGCCTCGACGTGGCCTCGGGCCGCCGGGACTCGGCCGACCTCGACGCCGGGTACCCGGGGACCGCGCCGGGACTCGCGGGCGGCACGCTCTACTTCACGTCCCCGACCGGCGCCGTCAGCGCGGTCGACCCGGTGTCCGGCAAGGAGAAGTGGACCGAGCGGACCGAGTCCGAGTGGGCGTCGGTGCCGCTCGCGGTGGACGGCGTGCTGTACCTCGGATCGCCGACGGGCCGGGTGACGGCGCTCGACGCGCGGAACGGACACCATCTGTGGACGACCCCGGCGCACGCGAGCAGCCCCGGCGGGTTCATGGGCTCCGGCTCCCGGCTGACGCTCGTGGGCCGGGTCCTGGTCGCGGCGGCCGGTGACAACGCGCTGTCCGCGTTCGACGTGGCGGAGCCGCCGCGCGGTGAGTGA
- a CDS encoding EamA/RhaT family transporter, protein MSEPPTPVTGPRPAPLRFFGTTWVRHDGHYALRRAGVATGSLTAAFGGCLVLRFAHQGLAAGQVGPYVNLLVLGTFALCSALAFRRTWTGFRGGPDPGATPPARATMALGFLGTLLAYFLRSLAEAPGEKRLRARYEEERAQYVRRVARRTGNPAKRGPG, encoded by the coding sequence GTGAGCGAACCCCCCACCCCGGTGACGGGGCCCCGGCCCGCCCCCCTGCGGTTCTTCGGTACGACCTGGGTGCGGCACGACGGTCATTACGCGCTGCGCCGCGCGGGAGTGGCGACCGGCTCCCTCACCGCCGCGTTCGGCGGATGCCTGGTGCTGCGCTTCGCCCACCAGGGCCTCGCCGCCGGTCAGGTCGGCCCGTATGTGAACCTCCTGGTCCTGGGCACGTTCGCGCTCTGTTCGGCGCTCGCGTTCCGCCGTACCTGGACGGGCTTCCGCGGCGGCCCCGACCCCGGCGCCACACCCCCGGCCCGCGCCACGATGGCCCTCGGTTTCCTCGGCACGCTGCTGGCCTACTTCCTGCGTTCCCTCGCCGAGGCGCCCGGCGAGAAACGGCTCCGCGCCCGGTACGAGGAGGAGCGCGCCCAGTACGTACGCCGGGTCGCGCGCCGCACGGGCAACCCCGCGAAACGCGGCCCGGGGTAG
- a CDS encoding ABC transporter ATP-binding protein, with amino-acid sequence MMNKTREHPPGPLGPAVDAAGLTVVRGPRTVLKGLTFTIPRGRITGLLGPSGCGKSTLIRAVVGTQAKVTGTLDVLGHPAGTRSLRSRVGYVTQAPSVYDDLTVRQNLDYFATVLDPGRPAADRRRHHVERALTDVALTSHADALAGNLSGGQRSRVSLAVALLGTPELLVLDEPTVGLDPVLRRELWKLFHQLAAERQVTILVSSHVMDEAERCHRLLLMRDGELLADDTPEALRTRTATDTVEDAFLTLVTRAAPAGTPAT; translated from the coding sequence ATGATGAATAAAACTCGGGAGCATCCGCCCGGCCCCCTCGGCCCGGCGGTCGACGCGGCCGGCCTCACCGTCGTACGGGGTCCGCGCACCGTCCTGAAGGGCCTCACGTTCACGATTCCCCGGGGCCGGATCACTGGTCTGCTGGGCCCCTCGGGCTGTGGGAAGTCGACCTTGATACGGGCGGTCGTCGGCACCCAGGCCAAGGTCACCGGCACACTCGACGTCCTCGGCCACCCGGCCGGCACCCGGTCGCTGCGCTCACGCGTCGGCTACGTCACCCAGGCGCCCTCCGTCTACGACGACCTGACCGTCCGCCAGAACCTCGACTACTTCGCCACCGTCCTCGACCCGGGCCGCCCGGCGGCCGACCGCCGACGCCACCACGTCGAACGCGCCCTCACAGATGTCGCCCTGACCTCCCACGCCGACGCTCTCGCGGGGAACCTCTCCGGCGGCCAGCGCAGCCGGGTCTCCCTCGCGGTGGCCCTGCTCGGCACCCCCGAACTGCTCGTCCTCGACGAACCGACCGTCGGCCTCGACCCCGTGCTCCGCCGCGAACTGTGGAAGCTCTTCCACCAGCTGGCGGCCGAGCGCCAGGTCACGATCCTCGTCTCCTCCCATGTCATGGACGAGGCGGAACGCTGCCACCGGCTCCTGCTGATGCGCGACGGCGAACTCCTCGCCGACGACACCCCCGAGGCACTGCGCACCCGCACCGCCACCGACACCGTCGAGGACGCCTTCCTCACCCTCGTGACCCGGGCGGCCCCGGCCGGAACCCCCGCCACCTGA
- a CDS encoding ABC transporter permease yields the protein MNTARTLATATRVLRQLSHDRRSLALLLLVPCVMLFLLRYVFDGAPRTFDSIGASLLGIFPLITMFLVTSIATLRERTSGTLERLLAMPLGKADIIAGYALAFGALAVVQSVLATALALWGLGLDINGSAWLLLLVALLDALLGTALGLFVSAFAASEFQAVQFMPAVIFPQLLLCGLFAARSSMQPVLEAVSNVLPMSYAVDGMNQIMIHPDVTADFVRDAGVVAGCALLVLTLGAATLRRRTR from the coding sequence ATGAACACCGCACGGACCCTGGCCACGGCCACCCGCGTGCTGCGCCAGCTCAGCCACGACCGCAGATCACTCGCCCTGCTGCTGCTGGTCCCCTGCGTGATGCTCTTCCTGCTGCGCTACGTCTTCGACGGTGCCCCCCGCACCTTCGACTCCATCGGCGCCTCACTGCTCGGCATCTTCCCGCTGATCACGATGTTCCTGGTCACCTCGATCGCGACCCTCCGCGAACGCACCTCCGGCACCCTCGAACGCCTCCTCGCGATGCCGCTGGGCAAGGCCGACATCATCGCGGGCTACGCCCTCGCCTTCGGCGCCCTCGCCGTCGTCCAGTCCGTCCTCGCGACCGCCCTCGCGCTGTGGGGCCTGGGCCTGGACATCAACGGTTCCGCCTGGCTCCTGCTGCTCGTCGCACTCCTCGACGCCCTGCTGGGCACCGCGCTCGGCCTGTTCGTCTCGGCGTTCGCGGCCTCGGAGTTCCAGGCCGTCCAGTTCATGCCGGCGGTGATCTTCCCGCAACTCCTGCTGTGCGGACTGTTCGCCGCGCGCTCCAGCATGCAACCCGTCCTGGAGGCCGTCTCGAACGTCCTGCCCATGTCGTACGCGGTGGACGGTATGAACCAGATCATGATCCACCCGGACGTCACCGCCGACTTCGTCCGGGACGCCGGTGTCGTCGCGGGCTGCGCGCTGCTGGTCCTCACCCTCGGCGCCGCCACCCTCAGACGCCGCACCCGGTGA
- the proC gene encoding pyrroline-5-carboxylate reductase — MPQKVAVLGTGKIGEALLSGVIRSGWPPADLFITARRPERAEELRVRHGVVPVTNQEAAKQADTLILTVKPQDMGALLDELAPHIPAGRLVISGAAGIPTTFLEERLPEGTPVVRVMTNTPALVDEAMSVISAGTHASAQHLAHAEEIFGAVGKTLRVPESQQDAATALSGSGPAYFYYLVEAMTDAGILLGLPRDKAHELIVQAAIGAAVMLRDSGEHPVKLRENVTSPAGTTINAIRELENHGVRAALIAALEAARDRSRELASGTST, encoded by the coding sequence ATGCCCCAGAAAGTCGCAGTCCTCGGCACCGGAAAGATCGGCGAGGCACTGCTCAGCGGAGTCATCCGGTCGGGCTGGCCCCCGGCCGACCTCTTCATCACGGCCCGCCGCCCGGAACGCGCGGAGGAACTCCGGGTCCGCCACGGTGTCGTCCCCGTCACCAACCAGGAGGCCGCCAAGCAGGCCGACACCCTGATCCTGACGGTCAAGCCCCAGGACATGGGCGCGCTGCTCGACGAACTGGCCCCCCATATCCCCGCCGGCCGTCTGGTCATCAGCGGCGCCGCGGGTATCCCCACCACGTTCCTGGAGGAACGGCTTCCCGAGGGCACCCCCGTCGTCCGCGTCATGACGAACACCCCCGCCCTCGTGGACGAGGCGATGTCTGTGATCTCCGCCGGCACCCACGCCAGCGCCCAGCACCTCGCCCACGCGGAGGAGATCTTCGGCGCCGTCGGCAAGACCCTCCGGGTCCCCGAGTCCCAGCAGGACGCGGCCACCGCGCTGTCCGGCTCCGGCCCGGCGTACTTCTACTACCTGGTCGAGGCGATGACCGACGCGGGCATCCTGCTGGGCCTGCCCCGCGACAAGGCCCACGAACTCATCGTGCAGGCCGCGATCGGCGCCGCCGTGATGCTCCGCGACAGCGGCGAACACCCCGTCAAGCTCCGCGAGAACGTCACCTCACCCGCCGGTACGACGATCAACGCGATCCGCGAACTGGAGAACCACGGTGTCCGGGCCGCCCTGATCGCCGCCCTCGAAGCGGCTCGCGACCGCAGCCGTGAACTCGCCTCCGGCACCAGCACCTGA
- a CDS encoding GNAT family N-acetyltransferase translates to MSEVLPKGFELSEDVARVDRAEVHRWLSQDSYWARGRSREKQDQAIDGSLNFGVYKEGSGAQVAYARVVTDRATFAWLCDVYVAPAARGAGVGTALTAAVRDRLAAYGLRRILLATADAHEVYARVGFAPMKNVEKWMVLGEQ, encoded by the coding sequence ATGAGTGAGGTGCTGCCGAAAGGCTTCGAGTTGTCCGAGGATGTCGCGCGGGTCGATCGCGCAGAGGTGCATCGCTGGTTGTCGCAGGACTCGTACTGGGCGCGCGGGCGCTCACGGGAGAAGCAGGATCAGGCGATCGACGGGTCGCTGAACTTCGGTGTGTACAAGGAAGGTTCCGGGGCGCAGGTCGCGTACGCGCGGGTGGTGACCGACCGGGCGACCTTCGCGTGGTTGTGCGATGTGTACGTAGCACCGGCGGCGCGCGGCGCGGGAGTGGGTACGGCGCTGACGGCGGCTGTCCGTGACCGTCTGGCGGCGTACGGGCTGCGCCGGATCCTGCTCGCGACGGCCGACGCCCATGAGGTGTACGCCCGGGTGGGGTTCGCCCCGATGAAGAACGTGGAGAAGTGGATGGTGCTGGGGGAGCAATGA